The following coding sequences lie in one Paenibacillus durus ATCC 35681 genomic window:
- the purR gene encoding pur operon repressor: MKKLKRSQRLVDMTQFLLEKPHELLPLSTFAERYGAAKSSISEDLAIIKEVFEGEGMGELQTHAGAAGGVKFIPRMPMEMALSFVSGLISELEHSDRILPGGYLYMSDLLGQPSLMEQAGKIIATAFYGVPIDTVMTVETKGIPLAYATAAQLGLPVVLVRRDHKVTEGSAVSINYVSGSHKSIHTMSLSRRALKEKSRVLIVDDFMKAGGTVGGMVDLLGEFNAEVAGVGVLVESDAVGSEERLLHDYVSLVRLGEVDPKERRISAYPGNFFTV, encoded by the coding sequence GTGAAGAAACTTAAAAGAAGTCAGCGTTTAGTGGATATGACCCAATTTTTACTTGAAAAGCCGCATGAACTTCTGCCGCTGTCCACCTTTGCCGAGCGGTATGGAGCGGCCAAGTCCTCAATCAGCGAGGATCTGGCGATTATCAAAGAGGTATTCGAAGGCGAAGGCATGGGCGAGCTGCAGACTCATGCGGGAGCGGCGGGAGGAGTTAAGTTCATCCCCCGTATGCCTATGGAGATGGCGCTGTCTTTTGTCAGCGGGCTGATCAGCGAACTGGAGCATAGCGACCGGATTCTGCCTGGAGGATATTTATATATGTCGGACCTGCTCGGACAACCGTCTCTAATGGAGCAGGCGGGCAAGATTATTGCCACCGCATTTTACGGCGTACCGATTGATACCGTGATGACGGTGGAAACGAAAGGGATTCCGCTTGCTTACGCGACGGCCGCGCAGCTGGGACTGCCGGTGGTGCTGGTGCGCCGGGATCATAAAGTAACGGAAGGCTCGGCGGTCAGCATCAATTATGTGTCGGGCTCGCATAAGAGTATTCATACGATGTCGCTGTCCAGACGCGCGCTTAAGGAGAAGTCGCGTGTGCTGATTGTCGACGATTTCATGAAAGCGGGCGGAACGGTTGGCGGAATGGTTGATCTGCTCGGCGAATTCAACGCGGAAGTGGCCGGCGTCGGGGTTCTGGTGGAATCCGATGCGGTAGGGTCCGAGGAACGTCTGCTGCATGACTACGTCTCCTTGGTCAGACTAGGCGAGGTCGATCCGAAAGAGCGGCGTATATCGGCGTATCCAGGTAATTTTTTTACCGTTTAA
- the ispE gene encoding 4-(cytidine 5'-diphospho)-2-C-methyl-D-erythritol kinase — translation MKMYEKAPAKINLMLDVLHKRPDGFHEVEMIMTMVDLADRLEMSELRRDTIIISSQAGYIPLDEKNLAFQAAKLLKDRYGVEQGVHIHLDKKIPVAAGLAGGSSDAAAALRGLNRLWQLGLPGEELQELGAELGSDVPFCVTGGTALATGRGERLTPIASMPQCWVVLAKPPINVSTAEVYGKLRADRIAVHPSARLMREAIEAGDFQAVCGRLGNVLEEVTLKLHPEVQQLKEAMIRLGAEGVLMSGSGPTVFGLVSKQSKVARIYNGLRGFCKEVYAVRSLT, via the coding sequence TTGAAAATGTATGAGAAAGCGCCGGCCAAAATCAATCTGATGCTGGATGTGCTGCACAAGCGGCCGGATGGATTTCACGAGGTGGAAATGATTATGACCATGGTGGACCTCGCGGACCGGCTGGAGATGTCCGAGCTGCGGCGGGATACCATTATTATATCAAGCCAGGCGGGTTATATTCCGCTGGATGAGAAGAACCTGGCGTTTCAGGCGGCGAAACTGTTAAAAGACCGTTACGGGGTGGAACAGGGTGTACATATCCATCTGGACAAAAAAATACCGGTTGCCGCCGGACTCGCCGGCGGGAGCAGCGACGCCGCGGCTGCGCTGCGCGGTCTGAACCGGCTCTGGCAGCTTGGCTTGCCCGGCGAAGAGCTGCAGGAGCTTGGCGCCGAGCTTGGCTCGGACGTGCCCTTCTGCGTCACCGGAGGAACTGCCCTGGCAACCGGCAGAGGGGAGCGGCTTACCCCCATCGCAAGCATGCCCCAATGCTGGGTGGTGCTGGCGAAACCGCCGATTAATGTATCGACGGCAGAAGTTTATGGCAAGCTCCGGGCGGACCGCATTGCCGTTCATCCTTCCGCTCGGCTTATGCGGGAGGCGATTGAAGCCGGGGATTTCCAGGCGGTGTGCGGGAGGCTCGGCAACGTGCTGGAAGAGGTAACCTTGAAGCTGCATCCTGAGGTGCAGCAGCTCAAGGAAGCGATGATCCGGCTCGGCGCCGAAGGCGTGCTGATGTCCGGCAGCGGCCCGACTGTATTCGGGCTTGTGTCCAAGCAGTCCAAGGTGGCTAGAATTTATAACGGGCTGCGCGGATTTTGCAAGGAAGTCTATGCCGTACGTTCGCTGACTTGA